The following are encoded together in the Oceanobacillus zhaokaii genome:
- the rpmB gene encoding 50S ribosomal protein L28 → MARKCVVTGRKTRSGNQRSHAMNSNKRNWKANVQKVRIMVDGKPKRVYVSARALKSGKVERV, encoded by the coding sequence ATGGCTAGAAAATGTGTTGTAACTGGACGTAAAACTCGCAGTGGAAACCAACGCTCTCACGCTATGAATTCCAACAAGCGTAATTGGAAAGCTAATGTACAAAAAGTACGCATTATGGTAGACGGCAAACCTAAAAGAGTTTATGTTTCTGCACGCGCACTTAAATCAGGTAAAGTTGAGCGTGTATAA
- the pknB gene encoding Stk1 family PASTA domain-containing Ser/Thr kinase, protein MNEGHMLNDRYKIIKKIGGGGMANVFLARDTILDRDVAVKALRMEYANDQEFIARFDREAQSASSLSHPNIVNIYDVGGEDHVMYIVMEYVDGMTLKEYIQHHGSIEVSESLDIMRQLTSAIAHAHDNDIVHRDIKPQNILIDQFGQIKVTDFGIAVALSATSLTQTNSILGSVHYLSPEQARGGMATKKSDIYSIGIVLFELLTGKIPFSGQSPVSIALKHLQSNTPSVRRYNQDIPQSVENIVLKATAKDPFHRYQSIYEMEEALETALDPSKINEEMYEPPVEAGDETKAIPIITDNQIADNLDQHTIVHQTNGATKNFPEESNDKAASSKATKKEKNLKKEKKKRKKWPMILVIILLLLAAGVAALFMIPGIFQPKEIPVPNVVGTESDEAREILEEKKFVVEDELVYSEEVEEGHVVKTTPGADRIAKEGATITLFISQGKEKVTFHDYVGRDYSQVKRILEEAGYPEVIKIDKYSNRPEGEILDQIQPTPESDVIPSETKVIFEVSMGPELISLNNLTGMTQEDARAYLDSKNLNMNVIEANSDTVPVGMVIRQSPTMGIEVQEGATVDVHISIGPEEKPPASHTITYTVQYKPVQPEEPEEGEQDNPDETPPEQQEPVEQIVKIYIGDVNNNITNVYREVPITEDTPVTFTLTIAPKSEAEYVITRDDEEIVRDTVSYEDGE, encoded by the coding sequence ATGAATGAGGGCCATATGCTAAATGATCGCTACAAAATCATTAAAAAAATTGGTGGCGGCGGAATGGCCAATGTTTTTCTAGCGAGGGATACGATATTGGATCGTGATGTTGCAGTAAAAGCATTACGGATGGAATATGCGAATGATCAGGAATTTATCGCCCGTTTTGATCGTGAAGCTCAGTCAGCATCAAGTTTATCACATCCGAATATTGTGAACATCTATGATGTCGGTGGAGAAGACCATGTGATGTACATTGTAATGGAATATGTAGATGGTATGACATTGAAAGAATACATACAGCATCATGGATCAATTGAAGTTAGTGAATCGCTTGATATTATGCGCCAGTTAACATCGGCTATTGCACATGCACATGATAATGACATTGTACATCGTGATATCAAACCGCAAAATATTTTAATAGATCAGTTTGGTCAGATCAAAGTTACCGATTTTGGGATTGCTGTTGCTTTGAGTGCAACCTCTTTAACACAAACGAATTCAATCCTAGGTTCCGTGCATTATCTTTCTCCAGAACAAGCACGTGGTGGGATGGCGACAAAGAAATCGGATATTTATTCGATTGGAATTGTATTATTCGAGTTACTTACAGGAAAGATCCCATTTTCAGGTCAATCGCCAGTATCAATTGCATTAAAGCATTTGCAAAGCAATACACCTTCTGTTAGAAGGTATAACCAAGATATCCCGCAAAGTGTTGAAAATATTGTATTAAAAGCTACTGCGAAGGACCCCTTTCATCGCTATCAATCGATATATGAAATGGAAGAGGCCTTGGAAACGGCCCTTGATCCAAGTAAAATCAATGAAGAAATGTATGAGCCGCCAGTCGAAGCTGGTGATGAAACAAAGGCGATTCCAATTATTACGGATAACCAAATTGCTGATAACCTTGATCAACATACAATCGTCCATCAAACAAATGGAGCAACAAAGAATTTCCCAGAAGAAAGCAACGATAAGGCTGCATCTAGTAAAGCAACGAAGAAAGAGAAGAATTTGAAAAAAGAAAAGAAGAAGAGAAAGAAATGGCCGATGATTCTAGTGATTATTCTTCTCTTGCTTGCAGCTGGAGTAGCTGCTCTTTTCATGATTCCTGGTATTTTCCAGCCGAAAGAAATCCCTGTTCCTAATGTTGTCGGCACGGAGAGTGATGAGGCTAGAGAGATTTTAGAAGAGAAGAAATTTGTGGTAGAGGATGAGCTTGTTTACTCGGAAGAAGTTGAGGAAGGACATGTGGTTAAGACAACCCCTGGTGCAGATCGTATTGCAAAGGAAGGGGCTACTATTACACTGTTCATTAGTCAAGGGAAAGAAAAAGTAACCTTCCATGATTATGTTGGCCGTGATTATAGTCAGGTTAAACGAATCCTAGAGGAAGCGGGTTACCCGGAGGTTATTAAGATTGATAAATATTCTAATCGTCCAGAAGGAGAAATTTTAGATCAAATTCAGCCAACACCTGAAAGTGACGTTATTCCGAGTGAAACAAAGGTTATTTTTGAAGTAAGTATGGGGCCTGAGTTAATAAGTTTAAATAATTTAACTGGCATGACACAGGAAGATGCGAGAGCATATTTGGATTCTAAAAACCTTAATATGAATGTAATCGAGGCGAATTCTGATACGGTACCTGTGGGTATGGTGATTAGACAGTCACCAACAATGGGAATAGAAGTACAGGAAGGGGCCACGGTTGATGTTCATATCTCCATTGGTCCAGAAGAGAAGCCACCAGCATCGCATACTATTACCTACACAGTACAATATAAACCAGTGCAGCCCGAAGAGCCAGAAGAGGGTGAGCAGGATAATCCAGATGAAACACCACCAGAGCAACAGGAGCCTGTTGAACAAATTGTAAAAATTTATATTGGTGATGTAAATAATAATATTACTAACGTTTATCGTGAAGTACCAATTACGGAGGATACACCAGTTACCTTTACGTTAACGATTGCTCCTAAAAGTGAAGCGGAATATGTTATTACACGTGATGATGAAGAAATTGTAAGAGATACAGTATCATATGAGGATGGTGAATAA
- the priA gene encoding primosomal protein N', which translates to MNIAKVIVDVPASSINQTFDYYIPERFQEILENGMRVIVPFGPRKIMGFVVGRVSESSFKRLKEIVEVLDLTPVLTNELLDLGKWVANETLSLSITALQAMLPQVLKAQYEKELIRMTDAELPEPFETLFAGRDVISFDEFAGSTVSYYQLQKVIQEGDISIEYLVKSKITKKYVTKIAASRPAHLLEEALLDLSPSAKKQKQLLRFFIENETSIEQKKLLQLVNTTTSTVKALMDKGLLETKREEVFRNPYNDAEIERTNPLTLTEEQQIAINPINEAIDSQYHDVFLLHGVTGSGKTEIYLQAIQNVINKGKEAIVLVPEISLTPQMVKRFKGRFGANVAVMHSALSAGEKFDEWRKIQRKEVQVVVGARSAVFAPFENLGIIIIDEEHETTYKQEDQPRYHARDVSIHRGEYHQCPVILGSATPTLESYARASKGVYKLATLNKRTNDKPMPKVDIVDMREELHAGNRTMFSRKLKESIELCIERGEQVVLLLNRRGYSTFVMCRDCGHVKECPHCDIALTYHKNSNQLKCHYCSHEESMPSACPECQSKLIRYFGTGTQRVEEAITQLIPEARVLRMDVDTTRRKGSHEKILKQFVDRKADILLGTQMIAKGLDFENVTLVGVLTADSMLHLPDFRSSEKTFQLLTQVSGRAGRHELTGEVIVQTYTPEHYSIVLASEYNFNDFYNKEMNTRRIFQYPPYFYLALITISHKNRVKVIQTSQQIAQLLMRQLQQDTVVLGPTPSPIPRIKDRYRYQCMIKYRNEPDLRVYIRKIVEQFADEVRKDDLLITVDMQPYHLM; encoded by the coding sequence TTGAATATAGCAAAAGTAATTGTGGATGTACCTGCAAGTTCTATAAATCAAACATTTGATTATTACATTCCAGAAAGATTTCAAGAAATACTAGAAAATGGTATGCGTGTTATTGTGCCGTTTGGACCGAGAAAAATTATGGGATTTGTTGTTGGACGTGTATCAGAGTCATCCTTTAAGCGATTAAAGGAAATTGTAGAAGTATTGGATTTGACCCCCGTTTTGACAAACGAGTTATTAGACTTAGGAAAGTGGGTGGCAAATGAAACCCTTAGTCTGTCTATTACTGCATTACAAGCGATGCTGCCCCAAGTGTTAAAGGCGCAATATGAAAAAGAGCTTATAAGAATGACAGATGCTGAATTACCAGAACCCTTTGAAACGCTTTTCGCTGGGCGAGATGTTATAAGCTTCGATGAATTTGCAGGATCAACAGTGAGCTACTATCAACTGCAGAAAGTAATTCAAGAAGGAGATATTTCAATCGAATATCTTGTGAAATCGAAAATAACGAAAAAGTATGTAACAAAGATAGCGGCGAGTCGCCCGGCACATTTATTAGAAGAAGCACTGCTTGATTTATCACCGAGTGCAAAGAAGCAGAAGCAATTATTACGTTTCTTTATAGAAAATGAAACATCCATTGAACAAAAGAAATTGCTTCAGTTAGTAAATACAACAACAAGTACCGTAAAAGCGCTAATGGATAAGGGACTCCTTGAGACAAAAAGGGAAGAAGTATTTAGAAATCCGTATAATGATGCAGAAATCGAACGTACAAATCCATTAACTTTAACGGAAGAACAACAAATTGCGATTAACCCAATTAATGAAGCGATTGATTCCCAGTACCATGATGTCTTTCTGCTTCACGGTGTGACAGGAAGTGGAAAAACGGAGATCTATTTACAGGCAATCCAAAACGTGATTAATAAAGGAAAAGAAGCGATCGTTCTAGTTCCAGAAATATCATTAACACCACAAATGGTGAAACGTTTTAAAGGGAGATTTGGCGCAAATGTTGCGGTGATGCATAGTGCATTATCTGCTGGTGAGAAGTTTGATGAATGGCGCAAGATCCAGCGAAAAGAAGTACAGGTTGTTGTCGGAGCACGATCTGCTGTGTTTGCGCCATTTGAAAATCTCGGAATTATCATTATTGATGAAGAACATGAAACAACATATAAACAGGAAGATCAGCCACGCTATCATGCAAGAGATGTATCGATACACCGCGGGGAGTACCATCAATGTCCGGTAATTCTGGGCAGTGCGACACCGACTTTAGAGTCTTACGCCAGAGCTAGTAAAGGTGTATATAAGTTAGCAACCTTAAATAAAAGAACCAATGATAAACCAATGCCTAAAGTTGATATCGTTGATATGCGTGAAGAGCTTCACGCTGGAAATCGGACTATGTTTTCAAGAAAGCTGAAAGAGAGTATCGAGCTTTGTATTGAAAGAGGGGAGCAGGTCGTTCTATTACTAAATCGTCGCGGATACTCTACATTTGTGATGTGCAGAGATTGTGGTCACGTAAAAGAATGTCCGCATTGCGATATTGCACTAACCTATCATAAGAATAGCAATCAGTTAAAATGCCATTATTGTTCACATGAAGAGTCGATGCCAAGCGCTTGCCCTGAGTGTCAAAGTAAGTTGATCCGTTATTTTGGTACCGGCACTCAGCGAGTCGAGGAAGCAATTACCCAGCTAATCCCAGAGGCAAGAGTGTTACGGATGGACGTGGATACGACTAGGCGGAAAGGCTCTCATGAAAAAATATTAAAGCAATTTGTTGATCGAAAAGCGGATATATTATTAGGAACGCAAATGATTGCAAAAGGATTAGATTTTGAGAATGTTACATTAGTAGGTGTCCTAACTGCAGATTCGATGCTGCATTTACCAGACTTCCGTTCTTCCGAAAAGACCTTTCAATTATTAACCCAGGTTAGTGGCAGAGCGGGGAGACATGAACTAACTGGTGAAGTAATTGTCCAGACGTATACTCCTGAGCATTACAGTATTGTTCTTGCAAGCGAATATAACTTTAATGATTTTTATAATAAAGAGATGAATACTAGAAGAATCTTTCAATATCCTCCGTATTTTTATCTAGCACTTATCACAATCTCTCATAAAAACCGCGTGAAAGTGATTCAGACATCACAGCAAATTGCGCAATTGCTAATGAGACAACTGCAACAGGATACAGTGGTATTAGGACCAACACCGTCACCAATTCCACGGATCAAAGATAGATATCGCTATCAATGCATGATAAAATACAGAAATGAACCTGATTTACGTGTTTATATTAGAAAAATTGTTGAGCAATTTGCCGATGAGGTACGAAAAGATGATTTGCTGATAACTGTGGATATGCAACCATATCATTTAATGTAA
- the spoVM gene encoding stage V sporulation protein SpoVM — MKFYTIKLPRFIGGFVKIVINIFKRDK, encoded by the coding sequence ATGAAATTTTATACTATTAAACTCCCAAGATTTATCGGTGGATTTGTGAAAATTGTAATCAATATTTTTAAGAGGGATAAATAA
- the rsmB gene encoding 16S rRNA (cytosine(967)-C(5))-methyltransferase RsmB — protein sequence MKTYQLRNAILDLLIRIEKDQSFSHLLIDHEIKSGQIKQKDEGLLTEVVYGTLQREMTLDYYLESFMGSKKKVEQWVRILLRMSLYQMVYLDKVPDHAIIHEAVEIAKQRGHKGIAGFVNGVLRNVQRNGVPDTALIEDPVNRISIETSHPRWLVARWTEQYGLETTEAMCAANVTKKSQSIRVQQLRITRQEAIEILMEQGFTVATSRFSSQGIIIEKGNILHSSLFKDGMITIQDQSSMLVAEMLDAKPNMEVLDACSAPGGKATHVAEKMENKGNIKAYDLHKKKVNLIENKAESLGLTIIDAKANDARKLQEIHSEESFDRIVVDAPCSGLGVIRGKPEIKYTKKETDIERLSEIQLDILTQVAPLLKKEGLLIYSTCTVDKQENEQVVNTFIENHPDFEIDSAFFEDLPDELKASQGRSKIGLQLFPQDFDTDGFFLTRLKRKK from the coding sequence ATGAAAACATATCAATTGAGAAACGCTATATTAGATTTATTAATCCGAATTGAAAAGGATCAGAGCTTTAGCCATCTGCTAATTGATCATGAAATTAAATCTGGTCAGATAAAACAGAAAGATGAAGGTCTATTAACTGAAGTTGTTTATGGAACATTACAAAGAGAAATGACGTTGGATTATTACTTAGAAAGCTTTATGGGCTCCAAGAAAAAAGTCGAACAATGGGTAAGAATTCTTTTAAGAATGTCACTTTACCAGATGGTATATTTAGATAAGGTTCCAGATCACGCGATTATTCACGAGGCAGTAGAAATTGCGAAACAGCGGGGACACAAGGGAATTGCAGGATTCGTAAATGGTGTTTTGCGAAACGTACAGCGGAATGGAGTCCCAGATACGGCATTAATTGAGGATCCGGTTAACAGGATCAGCATTGAAACAAGTCACCCAAGATGGCTAGTTGCCAGATGGACAGAGCAATACGGATTGGAAACGACGGAAGCAATGTGTGCGGCTAATGTCACGAAGAAAAGTCAATCTATTAGAGTACAGCAATTAAGAATAACAAGACAGGAAGCGATAGAGATACTAATGGAGCAAGGATTCACAGTAGCTACATCTCGTTTCTCCAGTCAAGGTATCATTATCGAAAAAGGGAATATTTTACACTCCAGTCTATTTAAGGATGGAATGATTACGATTCAAGATCAAAGTTCTATGCTTGTTGCCGAAATGCTTGATGCAAAGCCAAATATGGAAGTTTTGGATGCTTGTAGTGCTCCTGGTGGAAAGGCAACACATGTTGCTGAGAAAATGGAAAATAAAGGAAATATAAAGGCATATGATCTTCATAAAAAGAAGGTAAATTTAATCGAGAATAAAGCTGAGAGTCTTGGGTTAACAATTATCGACGCAAAAGCAAATGATGCAAGAAAGCTGCAAGAAATCCATTCAGAAGAGAGCTTTGACCGAATTGTTGTCGATGCACCGTGCTCTGGACTCGGTGTGATACGTGGGAAACCAGAAATAAAATACACAAAAAAAGAAACAGATATTGAACGCTTGTCAGAAATTCAATTGGATATATTAACGCAGGTTGCACCACTTCTGAAGAAAGAAGGATTGCTCATTTATAGCACGTGTACCGTTGATAAGCAAGAAAACGAACAAGTTGTAAATACATTTATTGAAAATCATCCTGACTTTGAAATTGATTCGGCATTTTTCGAAGACTTGCCAGATGAATTAAAAGCTTCGCAGGGAAGGTCTAAAATAGGATTGCAATTATTTCCACAGGATTTTGATACAGACGGCTTCTTTCTTACTAGACTTAAGAGGAAGAAATAA
- the fmt gene encoding methionyl-tRNA formyltransferase — protein sequence MKKVVFMGTPDFSVPVLESLVQSEYEVVLVVTQPDRPKGRKRVITPSPVKVEAEKHNIPVFQPEKLRNDYEEILSYNPDLIVTAAYGQILPNALLEAPEFGCINVHASLLPELRGGAPIHYAIIQGKKETGITIMYMAEKLDAGDILTQVSVPIEEDDNVGTMHDKLSEAGSSLLLETLPKLFAKQLEPIKQDEAKATFAANIKREQEKIDWTKDNQAIYNQIRGLHPWPVAFTTYEGSVMKIWWGEVDSTTYQGKPGEIVKKLEDEAFVVVCGNQQGLKITEIQPAGKKRMQVKDYLLGSSDRIKLGVIMGE from the coding sequence TTGAAAAAAGTCGTTTTTATGGGGACACCAGATTTTTCTGTGCCAGTTCTAGAGTCGCTAGTACAATCGGAATATGAAGTAGTATTAGTAGTTACCCAACCGGACAGACCAAAAGGGAGAAAGCGTGTCATTACACCTTCACCTGTTAAAGTAGAAGCAGAAAAACATAATATACCAGTATTTCAACCAGAAAAATTGCGAAATGATTATGAAGAAATTTTAAGTTATAATCCAGATTTAATTGTAACCGCAGCATATGGCCAAATTTTACCGAATGCATTATTAGAAGCACCAGAATTTGGTTGTATTAATGTTCATGCTTCATTACTACCAGAATTACGGGGTGGGGCACCAATCCATTATGCAATCATCCAAGGTAAAAAAGAAACAGGGATTACGATTATGTATATGGCGGAAAAGTTAGATGCAGGAGATATTTTGACTCAAGTGAGTGTACCAATTGAAGAAGATGATAATGTAGGAACGATGCATGACAAGCTTTCAGAAGCAGGATCATCTCTATTATTAGAAACCTTGCCAAAATTATTCGCTAAACAATTGGAGCCGATCAAACAAGATGAAGCAAAAGCGACCTTCGCTGCCAATATCAAACGAGAGCAGGAAAAGATCGATTGGACAAAAGATAACCAAGCAATCTACAATCAAATTCGTGGACTACATCCATGGCCAGTAGCCTTCACAACTTATGAGGGAAGTGTGATGAAAATCTGGTGGGGCGAAGTCGATTCGACTACCTATCAAGGGAAGCCTGGAGAAATCGTCAAAAAACTTGAGGATGAAGCTTTCGTTGTCGTTTGTGGTAATCAACAGGGGTTAAAAATTACCGAAATCCAGCCAGCAGGTAAAAAGAGAATGCAAGTAAAGGATTATTTACTTGGTTCAAGTGATCGTATTAAACTAGGTGTCATAATGGGTGAGTAA
- a CDS encoding Asp23/Gls24 family envelope stress response protein, translating into MSIEINTKDGQVTITNDVIATIAGGTAVECYGIVGMASKSQIRDGIAEILRKENYSRGIIVRQEDDKLHIDMYIIVSYGTKISEVASNVQSQVKYTLNKSLGLNIDSVNIYIQGVRVAKD; encoded by the coding sequence ATGTCCATTGAAATAAATACGAAAGATGGCCAAGTAACCATTACAAATGATGTTATCGCTACGATTGCTGGTGGTACTGCTGTAGAATGTTATGGTATTGTTGGAATGGCATCAAAAAGTCAAATTAGAGATGGAATCGCTGAAATTCTAAGAAAAGAAAATTACTCTCGTGGTATCATCGTACGGCAAGAGGATGATAAGTTACATATTGATATGTATATTATAGTTAGTTATGGAACGAAGATTTCCGAGGTTGCGAGCAATGTACAATCACAAGTTAAATACACATTGAATAAATCATTAGGATTAAACATTGACTCTGTAAATATTTATATTCAAGGAGTACGTGTAGCAAAGGACTAA
- a CDS encoding Stp1/IreP family PP2C-type Ser/Thr phosphatase: MNGQFLTDRGRVRQHNEDSGGIFYNLAGQFLAIIADGMGGHQAGDVASQMATSLMKDKWERTNDFSAPKDLEAWLVETISEINESIYEHAQKNSECEGMGTTIVIAIHIEEFLSIAHIGDSRCYLLNGKGFRQITEDHSLVNALVQSGQISKVDAQHHPRKNIVLKALGTDTTVEPEINTVGIDTGDKILLCSDGLTDKIEDKELLEVIEQPIDILEAGKQLIDLANARGGEDNISIILASLDSSTEEGESA; this comes from the coding sequence ATGAACGGGCAATTCTTAACGGATCGTGGCAGAGTTAGGCAACATAATGAGGATTCTGGTGGGATATTTTATAATCTTGCAGGTCAATTTTTGGCGATTATTGCTGATGGAATGGGTGGACACCAGGCTGGTGATGTCGCCAGTCAGATGGCAACATCACTGATGAAAGATAAATGGGAGCGTACAAACGATTTTTCAGCTCCAAAGGATTTGGAGGCGTGGTTAGTTGAAACGATTTCGGAAATTAACGAATCGATTTATGAACATGCCCAAAAGAATAGCGAATGTGAAGGAATGGGAACGACGATTGTTATTGCAATTCACATAGAAGAATTTCTAAGTATCGCTCATATTGGCGACAGCAGATGTTATTTGTTAAATGGTAAAGGATTCAGGCAAATAACTGAGGATCATTCATTAGTGAATGCACTCGTTCAGTCTGGGCAAATCTCGAAAGTCGATGCACAGCACCATCCTCGAAAAAACATTGTATTAAAAGCTTTAGGTACCGATACTACAGTAGAACCAGAAATTAATACAGTCGGCATCGATACAGGCGATAAAATCCTTTTATGTTCTGACGGGTTAACGGATAAAATAGAAGATAAAGAATTACTTGAAGTAATAGAACAACCAATTGATATACTCGAGGCAGGGAAGCAATTAATTGATTTGGCTAATGCTCGTGGTGGTGAAGATAATATTTCCATTATCCTAGCATCGCTTGATTCATCGACGGAAGAAGGTGAATCTGCATGA
- the rpe gene encoding ribulose-phosphate 3-epimerase, which produces MLKIAPSILSADFAKLGEEIKDVEKGGADYIHVDVMDGHFVPNITIGPLIVEAIKPITNLPLDVHLMIENPDPYIPVFASSGASIITVHQEACTHLHRTLQLIKQHNVKAGVVINPATPAEVLLPILADVDLVLLMTVNPGFGGQSFIKSVLKKIEQVSAWRKEFGLSFEIEIDGGVNVETAKLCTDAGADVLVAGSAIYNHENRQEAIQALRIAAKG; this is translated from the coding sequence ATGTTGAAAATTGCACCTTCCATCCTATCAGCAGATTTTGCGAAACTTGGAGAAGAAATTAAAGATGTTGAAAAGGGCGGAGCAGACTATATCCATGTAGATGTTATGGATGGTCATTTTGTACCAAATATTACAATTGGACCATTGATTGTGGAGGCTATTAAACCAATAACAAATCTTCCATTAGATGTCCATTTAATGATAGAAAATCCAGATCCATATATTCCAGTATTTGCTAGCAGTGGTGCTTCAATTATTACTGTTCATCAAGAGGCATGTACACATTTACATCGTACCCTTCAATTAATCAAGCAACATAATGTGAAAGCCGGAGTTGTAATTAATCCTGCAACCCCTGCTGAAGTATTGCTGCCAATTCTTGCAGATGTTGATCTGGTGCTGCTGATGACAGTTAATCCTGGTTTCGGTGGACAATCATTTATTAAGAGTGTATTAAAAAAGATTGAACAGGTTTCAGCTTGGAGAAAGGAATTTGGTTTATCCTTTGAAATTGAAATAGACGGCGGGGTTAATGTAGAAACAGCCAAGTTATGTACAGATGCTGGTGCAGATGTACTTGTTGCTGGGAGTGCAATCTATAATCACGAAAATAGACAGGAAGCAATACAAGCATTACGTATTGCTGCTAAAGGTTAA
- the rsgA gene encoding ribosome small subunit-dependent GTPase A translates to MAEGRIIKALSGFYYVQSGDNVYPCKGRGVFRNQKISPLVGDFVQYDLDENDEGYIMKINKRTNELVRPPIANITQAIIISSANSPNFSTLLLDRFLVLIEAKNITPVIFITKIDMLTDSEQSEIEKYQQVYEGIGYKVELLSSKDPDNLPDLSHYFRDNVSVFAGQSGVGKTSLLNALNPSLTLETGEISRSLGRGKHTTRHVELIQLYDGLVADTPGFSALDFSEVEADILSDSFPEIRRYAQLCKFRGCMHHKEPKCAVKEAVENKKIEVFRYEHYLSFLIEIQSRKQRY, encoded by the coding sequence ATGGCAGAAGGGAGAATCATTAAAGCTTTAAGTGGGTTTTACTATGTACAATCTGGTGATAATGTCTATCCTTGTAAAGGAAGAGGAGTCTTTCGCAATCAGAAGATTTCCCCTTTGGTTGGCGATTTTGTACAATATGACTTAGATGAAAATGATGAAGGCTATATTATGAAGATTAACAAGAGGACGAACGAGCTTGTTCGTCCTCCTATAGCCAATATTACACAGGCAATTATTATTAGTTCTGCCAATTCCCCTAATTTTAGTACACTTTTACTTGACCGTTTTCTCGTATTAATTGAGGCTAAAAATATTACACCAGTTATTTTTATTACGAAAATTGATATGCTCACCGATTCTGAACAATCGGAAATTGAAAAATATCAGCAAGTATATGAGGGAATTGGCTATAAGGTAGAATTACTTTCATCAAAGGACCCAGATAATTTACCAGATCTTTCACATTATTTTAGAGACAATGTGTCGGTTTTTGCGGGACAGTCCGGAGTTGGAAAAACCTCATTACTCAATGCATTAAACCCTTCCTTGACACTAGAAACAGGGGAAATATCCCGAAGTCTGGGTCGTGGGAAACATACTACTAGGCATGTGGAACTAATTCAGCTTTATGACGGTTTAGTTGCAGATACGCCTGGGTTCAGTGCTCTAGACTTTAGTGAGGTTGAAGCAGATATTCTAAGTGATAGTTTTCCTGAAATACGCAGGTATGCGCAACTCTGTAAATTTCGAGGCTGCATGCATCATAAAGAACCGAAATGCGCGGTAAAAGAGGCGGTAGAAAATAAGAAAATAGAAGTTTTCAGATATGAACATTATTTAAGTTTTTTAATAGAAATTCAGTCGAGAAAGCAGAGGTATTAA
- a CDS encoding thiamine diphosphokinase, translating to MTVVAIVGNGPEELIPEFNPYIDKVDYWIGADRGAFVLAQKEIPIKYAVGDFDSIDEREKVIIRETADNYEEYQSEKDETDLEIALLKAFELNPDEIYLFGVTGGRIDHELANIQLLYLIRNKGIKGVIIDQLNYLELTLPGTYEIMEDNLYSNISFIPYSEKVEGITLTGFYYPLTDKTITWGSTRCISNKLSSNSGTFSYDKGILLLIKSRDAIPK from the coding sequence ATGACTGTTGTTGCGATTGTTGGGAATGGTCCTGAAGAACTTATCCCGGAGTTTAATCCCTATATAGATAAAGTTGACTATTGGATTGGCGCAGACCGTGGAGCATTCGTTTTAGCACAAAAAGAAATACCTATCAAATATGCTGTAGGTGATTTCGATTCAATTGATGAAAGAGAAAAAGTAATAATCCGTGAAACAGCAGATAATTATGAGGAATATCAATCTGAAAAGGATGAAACAGATTTAGAAATAGCTTTATTAAAAGCTTTTGAACTAAATCCCGATGAAATATATTTATTTGGTGTCACGGGTGGCAGAATTGATCACGAGCTGGCGAACATTCAATTACTCTACTTGATTCGAAATAAGGGAATTAAAGGAGTGATAATTGATCAATTAAATTATCTGGAGCTCACACTACCAGGAACATATGAAATAATGGAGGATAACCTTTATTCTAACATTTCCTTTATTCCATATTCTGAAAAGGTTGAAGGAATCACATTAACAGGATTTTATTATCCATTAACAGATAAAACGATAACTTGGGGATCCACCCGCTGTATCTCAAACAAGCTTTCTTCAAATTCTGGTACTTTTTCCTATGACAAAGGCATACTATTATTAATAAAGAGTCGTGACGCGATTCCGAAGTAA